A stretch of Clostridium sp. BJN0001 DNA encodes these proteins:
- the polC gene encoding DNA polymerase III subunit alpha: MKKINEVFSDYNSGENISSALVQGVTLKKKSNVLIIKVKSNKFIQPYEIGDLNNFIKERFMLNESKIEIEYLDGVTKKLTEEDFMEILSYLSENHPLLKTAVDNCSIDIEDYKIYLRFKMILSAMLKRLNYDRKIQKVLKNIYGVSYTVEFIDNIDAEELIKINESRNREKIIEIEKEIKSTENVKKVIKNKSQRNEMNVSQESKKNSDPSLILGRSSNIKEKVMKIADITEDEGKVSIQGEISNIEDKELRSGKILVSYDIYDGSSSITCKSFLKPEQSQEVLSRLKKAEGIRIFGNAGFSKFTNEVEIIGNVVVETEGIKRKVREDNAEVKRVELHMHTKMSQMDAMTSATDLIKKAMKWGMKSIAITDHGVVQAFPEAHKLLGRDNPKMKIIYGVEAYLAPERKPSVCNIKGQKLDTVYCVLDLETTGFSPKIENITEIGIMKIKDGKVIDSFSKFVNPGKPIPQRVVEVTNITDDMVRDADSIDKVFPQMLKFIDGTVLVAHNAEFDIGFLKYNAKKLGYDFDYTYLDTLSLAQDLFPDFKTFKLGRIAKKLGIKVEVAHRALDDVDTTVKVFKLMLDMLKKRGVENLSDIEDLALDEESKKYEYKKRRTYHAIILAKNYVGLKNLYKLVSFSHLDYFYKKPRILKSLYKKYSEGLILGSACSEGELYQAILLGKPDEEIEKIARDYDYLEIQPLGNDDYLIRNGQAPDKEYLKDINRKIISLGEKLNKLVVATGDVHFMDPQDEIYRRILEAGQGFKDADSQAPLYLRTTEEMLDEFSYLGEEKAYEVVVTNTNKISDMCERISPISPEKCPPHIDGCEKTIKDIAYKRAHELYGDPLPKIVEDRLEKELESIIKNGFSVMYIIAQKLVWKSNSDGYLVGSRGSVGSSVVAYMTGITEVNALAPHYRCHKCKYSDFSDYGVKNGFDLPDKTCPVCGEKLDKDGMDIPFETFLGFNGDKEPDIDLNFSGEYQAKAHKYTEVIFGKGTTFKAGTIGTVADKTAFGYVKKYFDDKNVNVSKAEITRISKGCTGIKRTTGQHPGGIIVVPKGREIYEFCPVQHPADDPDSDIITTHFDYHSIDQNLLKLDILGHDDPTVIRMLQDITGINPHKIPLDDKETMSLFYSTEALKVTPEQINSKVGTFGIPEFGTKFVRGMLVDTTPKTFTDLLCISGLSHGTDVWLGNAKDLIDSGIITTISDAVCCRDDIMVYLIKKGLPKNTSFKIMETVRKGKALKDPEKWKEYEDLMRSHDVPEWYIESCKKIKYMFPKAHAAAYVMMAFRIAWFKVHIPKAYYAAYFSIRAKAFDAEFMIFGKDKVKEKMKEIIAQGNDAAPKDKDMYDDLEIVLEMYERGFKFLPIDLYKSDSTKFKVEDEGIRPPINSISGMGNVAAEDISKTVHEEVPISSVDNLKKRAKIGTAATELLRKFGCLNGLTESDQVSFFDMMKN; the protein is encoded by the coding sequence ATGAAAAAAATTAATGAAGTTTTTAGTGATTATAATTCGGGTGAAAATATATCATCAGCACTTGTTCAAGGTGTTACTTTAAAAAAGAAAAGTAATGTTCTAATTATAAAAGTTAAATCAAATAAATTTATACAACCTTATGAAATAGGTGATCTCAATAATTTCATAAAAGAAAGATTTATGCTTAATGAGTCTAAGATAGAGATAGAATATTTAGATGGAGTTACAAAAAAACTTACAGAAGAAGATTTTATGGAAATATTATCATATCTTTCTGAAAATCATCCTCTTTTAAAAACTGCAGTTGATAATTGCAGTATAGATATAGAAGATTATAAAATTTATTTAAGATTTAAGATGATTTTATCTGCAATGTTAAAAAGGCTTAATTATGATAGAAAGATTCAAAAAGTTTTAAAAAACATTTATGGTGTTAGTTATACTGTTGAATTTATAGATAATATAGATGCTGAAGAGCTTATCAAAATTAATGAAAGCAGAAATAGAGAAAAAATTATTGAAATTGAAAAAGAAATTAAATCAACTGAAAATGTTAAAAAAGTTATAAAAAATAAGAGTCAGAGAAATGAAATGAATGTTTCTCAAGAGTCAAAGAAAAATTCCGATCCGTCATTGATTTTAGGAAGAAGTTCTAATATTAAAGAAAAAGTTATGAAGATAGCTGATATTACTGAAGATGAAGGTAAAGTTTCAATACAGGGAGAAATATCCAATATCGAAGATAAGGAACTTAGAAGCGGAAAAATTCTAGTCTCATATGATATATATGATGGCTCAAGTTCAATAACATGTAAATCATTTTTAAAGCCTGAACAGTCTCAAGAGGTCTTATCAAGACTTAAAAAGGCAGAGGGAATAAGAATTTTTGGAAATGCAGGATTTAGTAAATTTACGAATGAAGTTGAAATAATAGGAAATGTAGTAGTAGAAACTGAAGGAATAAAGAGAAAAGTTAGAGAAGATAATGCAGAAGTTAAGAGAGTAGAGCTTCATATGCATACTAAAATGAGTCAGATGGATGCAATGACAAGTGCAACAGATTTAATAAAGAAAGCTATGAAGTGGGGAATGAAATCTATTGCTATTACAGATCATGGAGTAGTTCAGGCTTTTCCTGAAGCACATAAACTTTTAGGTAGAGATAATCCTAAAATGAAAATAATTTATGGAGTAGAGGCATATCTTGCGCCAGAGAGAAAACCATCTGTATGTAATATAAAAGGTCAGAAACTTGATACTGTTTACTGTGTACTTGACCTTGAAACAACAGGTTTTTCACCTAAAATTGAAAATATAACTGAAATAGGAATAATGAAAATTAAAGATGGAAAAGTAATAGATAGCTTTAGTAAATTTGTAAATCCAGGAAAGCCTATACCTCAAAGAGTAGTTGAAGTTACTAATATAACAGATGATATGGTAAGAGATGCAGATAGCATAGATAAGGTATTTCCACAGATGCTTAAATTTATAGATGGAACTGTTCTTGTTGCGCATAATGCAGAATTTGATATAGGATTTTTAAAATATAATGCGAAAAAATTAGGATATGATTTTGATTATACTTACCTAGATACATTATCTTTAGCACAGGATTTATTTCCTGATTTTAAGACATTTAAGCTTGGAAGAATCGCTAAAAAACTTGGAATAAAAGTTGAAGTGGCACATAGAGCTCTTGATGATGTTGATACAACAGTAAAAGTATTTAAACTTATGCTTGATATGCTTAAAAAAAGAGGCGTAGAAAATTTAAGTGATATAGAAGATTTGGCACTAGATGAGGAATCTAAAAAATATGAATATAAAAAAAGAAGAACGTATCATGCAATAATACTAGCTAAAAACTATGTTGGGCTTAAAAATCTCTATAAACTTGTATCATTTTCACATCTTGATTATTTTTATAAAAAACCACGTATATTAAAGAGTCTTTATAAAAAATATTCAGAAGGTCTTATCCTTGGAAGTGCATGTAGTGAAGGTGAATTATATCAAGCAATACTTCTTGGAAAACCTGATGAAGAGATAGAAAAAATAGCAAGAGATTATGATTATCTTGAGATTCAGCCTTTAGGAAATGATGATTATCTTATAAGAAATGGTCAGGCACCTGATAAAGAGTATTTAAAAGATATAAATAGAAAGATTATAAGTCTTGGAGAAAAATTAAATAAACTTGTAGTAGCAACTGGAGATGTGCATTTTATGGATCCTCAAGATGAAATATACAGGCGTATATTAGAAGCTGGGCAGGGCTTTAAGGATGCAGATTCTCAGGCACCTTTATATCTAAGAACTACAGAGGAAATGCTTGATGAATTTTCTTATTTAGGAGAAGAAAAAGCTTATGAAGTAGTAGTTACAAATACAAATAAGATTTCTGATATGTGTGAGAGAATAAGTCCTATTTCACCAGAGAAATGTCCACCTCATATAGATGGATGTGAAAAAACAATAAAAGATATTGCATATAAAAGAGCTCATGAATTATATGGTGATCCTCTTCCAAAGATTGTTGAAGATAGGCTTGAAAAGGAACTTGAATCAATAATAAAAAATGGTTTCTCAGTTATGTATATAATAGCGCAGAAACTTGTATGGAAATCAAATTCAGATGGATATCTTGTTGGATCAAGAGGATCTGTTGGTTCTTCAGTTGTAGCATATATGACTGGAATTACAGAGGTTAATGCGCTTGCTCCACATTATAGGTGTCATAAGTGTAAGTATTCAGACTTCTCTGATTATGGAGTGAAAAATGGATTTGATCTTCCAGATAAGACATGTCCTGTTTGTGGAGAAAAACTTGATAAAGATGGAATGGATATTCCGTTTGAAACATTCCTTGGATTTAATGGAGATAAAGAACCAGATATTGATTTAAACTTCTCAGGTGAATATCAGGCAAAAGCCCATAAATATACAGAAGTAATATTCGGAAAAGGAACTACATTTAAAGCAGGTACAATAGGAACTGTAGCGGATAAGACTGCATTTGGATATGTAAAAAAATATTTTGATGATAAAAATGTTAATGTAAGTAAAGCAGAGATAACAAGAATATCAAAAGGATGTACTGGAATTAAAAGAACTACAGGACAGCATCCAGGTGGAATTATAGTTGTTCCAAAAGGAAGAGAAATATATGAATTCTGTCCTGTGCAGCATCCAGCGGATGATCCAGATTCTGATATAATAACAACACATTTTGATTATCACTCAATAGATCAGAACCTTTTAAAACTTGATATATTAGGTCATGATGATCCGACAGTAATAAGAATGCTTCAAGATATTACAGGAATAAATCCACATAAGATACCTCTTGATGATAAGGAAACTATGTCTCTTTTTTATTCCACAGAGGCACTTAAAGTAACTCCTGAGCAGATCAATTCAAAAGTTGGTACATTTGGAATACCTGAATTTGGTACTAAGTTTGTAAGAGGAATGCTTGTAGATACAACGCCAAAGACGTTTACAGATCTTTTATGTATATCAGGTCTTTCACATGGTACTGATGTATGGCTTGGTAATGCTAAAGATCTTATTGATTCTGGAATAATAACAACCATAAGTGATGCAGTCTGTTGTAGAGATGATATAATGGTTTATCTTATAAAGAAAGGTCTTCCTAAGAATACTTCATTTAAGATAATGGAAACTGTTCGTAAAGGTAAAGCACTTAAAGATCCTGAAAAATGGAAAGAATATGAAGATTTAATGAGAAGTCATGATGTACCAGAGTGGTATATAGAATCCTGCAAAAAGATTAAATATATGTTCCCTAAAGCACATGCTGCTGCATATGTAATGATGGCATTTAGAATTGCATGGTTTAAGGTTCATATACCTAAAGCATATTATGCTGCATATTTTAGTATAAGAGCAAAAGCTTTTGATGCAGAATTTATGATTTTTGGAAAAGATAAAGTAAAAGAAAAGATGAAAGAAATTATAGCTCAAGGAAATGATGCAGCTCCTAAAGATAAGGATATGTATGATGATCTTGAAATTGTA
- a CDS encoding DUF4405 domain-containing protein, whose product MKNKNFVKIILDIIMFISFMIMYNKRTISMKFHEVFGIVLLFIFIIHVLLNAKWVASITKKLFSKTIKFKTKLCYLIDILLFIAAIFIVLSGIFISKTILTNISSNNMIWKIGHTSVAAFALILLGIHIGLHYSFIKGMFLKIVNVPKKLRKILIIIFVIFIAVFGSYSAYASNFSNWINTPITKITAGNIDIHNNIQKGSGMGSGQHKDQEVNILTAGNVAATYMSIACLFALITVFVEKIFKIIKS is encoded by the coding sequence ATGAAAAATAAAAATTTTGTTAAAATAATACTTGATATTATTATGTTTATATCATTTATGATAATGTACAATAAACGGACTATATCTATGAAGTTTCATGAAGTTTTTGGAATTGTTTTACTTTTTATATTTATAATACACGTTTTGTTAAATGCAAAGTGGGTTGCATCTATAACTAAAAAATTATTTTCTAAAACAATCAAGTTTAAAACAAAATTGTGCTATCTTATAGATATTCTGCTTTTTATAGCAGCTATATTTATAGTATTAAGTGGAATTTTTATTTCTAAGACAATTTTAACTAATATATCATCTAACAATATGATATGGAAAATAGGTCATACGTCAGTAGCTGCTTTTGCCCTTATTCTTTTAGGAATTCACATAGGACTTCATTATTCTTTTATAAAAGGAATGTTTTTAAAAATTGTAAATGTACCAAAAAAGTTACGAAAAATTTTAATTATTATATTTGTTATTTTTATAGCTGTTTTTGGATCATATAGTGCTTATGCATCTAATTTTTCAAATTGGATAAATACACCAATTACAAAAATTACGGCAGGAAATATAGATATTCATAATAATATACAAAAGGGTTCAGGAATGGGTAGTGGACAGCATAAAGATCAGGAAGTAAATATTTTAACAGCAGGAAATGTAGCTGCCACATATATGTCTATTGCATGTTTGTTTGCATTAATTACAGTTTTTGTAGAAAAAATTTTTAAAATTATAAAATCATGA
- a CDS encoding HD domain-containing protein yields MIEFKKKVKTEFDNYVKNYDIKNIKIKLKVDHTYRVADYCERIAKNLSLKEDEITLSWLLGILHDIGRFEQIKRYNTFNDSKSIDHAELGADILFKDGMIKRFLTNNKNYNLIENAIRYHNKYKLPSELGKKEECFANILRDADKIDILKVNTIVPFEDLYDVSSKKLYESDISLEVLDNLMNRETVLRKLKKTPVDNIVGHISFIFGLNYKSSIKIVKENGDLEKLMNFKSLNENTNIKLKKIREEVNKYIDESLR; encoded by the coding sequence ATGATAGAATTTAAAAAAAAAGTAAAAACTGAATTTGATAATTATGTTAAAAATTATGATATAAAAAACATTAAAATAAAATTAAAAGTAGATCACACATATAGAGTAGCAGATTATTGTGAGCGTATAGCTAAAAATCTTTCATTAAAAGAAGATGAGATAACTCTTTCATGGCTTCTTGGAATTTTACATGATATAGGAAGATTTGAGCAGATAAAAAGATATAATACATTTAATGATTCAAAATCTATAGATCATGCAGAACTTGGAGCAGATATTTTATTTAAAGATGGTATGATAAAAAGGTTTTTAACTAATAATAAGAATTATAATCTTATTGAAAATGCGATAAGATATCATAATAAGTATAAACTGCCAAGTGAATTAGGAAAAAAAGAAGAATGTTTTGCAAATATTTTAAGAGATGCGGATAAAATAGATATATTAAAGGTAAATACAATTGTACCATTTGAGGATTTATATGATGTTTCATCTAAAAAGCTATATGAATCTGATATTAGCTTAGAAGTATTAGATAATTTAATGAATAGGGAAACAGTTTTAAGAAAATTAAAAAAAACACCAGTTGATAATATAGTAGGTCATATATCATTTATATTTGGACTAAATTATAAATCAAGTATTAAAATTGTAAAAGAAAATGGAGACCTTGAAAAGCTAATGAATTTTAAATCATTAAATGAGAATACTAATATAAAATTAAAAAAGATAAGAGAAGAAGTTAATAAATATATTGATGAAAGTCTTAGATAG
- a CDS encoding xanthine phosphoribosyltransferase — protein sequence MKALEKRILKEGNALSKEVLKVDSFLNHQVDPKLMYEMGEEFKKYFENHNITKIFTIESSGIAPTVMTAYLMGLPMVTLKKQTSKILNGDVYQTTVHSFTKNSDYELTLSKKYISKDDNILIIDDFLANGEAARGAARLVEEAGAKVKGIGIVIEKSFQPGREFLDKKGYNVYSLARISKLDKGIIEFVNE from the coding sequence ATGAAAGCTTTAGAAAAGCGAATATTAAAAGAAGGTAATGCACTTTCAAAAGAAGTATTAAAAGTAGACTCATTTTTAAATCATCAAGTTGATCCAAAATTAATGTATGAAATGGGTGAAGAATTTAAAAAATATTTCGAAAATCATAATATAACAAAAATATTTACAATAGAAAGTTCTGGTATTGCACCAACAGTAATGACAGCATATCTTATGGGTCTTCCTATGGTTACATTAAAAAAACAAACATCAAAAATTTTAAATGGAGATGTTTATCAGACAACAGTACATTCTTTTACTAAAAACAGTGATTATGAACTTACACTTTCTAAAAAGTACATATCAAAGGATGATAATATACTTATAATTGATGATTTCTTAGCTAATGGAGAGGCTGCACGAGGCGCTGCAAGATTAGTTGAAGAAGCAGGAGCAAAGGTTAAAGGAATTGGAATAGTAATTGAAAAATCATTTCAGCCAGGACGTGAATTTTTAGATAAAAAAGGATATAATGTTTATTCACTTGCAAGAATATCAAAACTCGATAAAGGGATAATTGAATTTGTTAATGAATAA
- a CDS encoding nucleobase:cation symporter-2 family protein, translating into MEKKNNHQNEIGLIYGIDDTPSLYMQILLGIQHIFAAFGGIIVVPLVICSVLKFDAATSTALMSTTILAAGVATFIQSRGIGRIGSRVACIMGTDFTFVSPSIAVGSVAGLPGIIGATILGSFIEIILSFFIKPLMKLFPPLVTGTVVCLIGLTLLPVSVDWAAGGSGASDYGSILNISIALGVMIFTLLLNHYAKGITSTASILIGMVVGYIICIPIGKVDFSTVFSASWFSYPKIFGYGVDFSLKNVVPFIPAYLVTTIETVGCLKAVCQVSKVKDNDDIIGKGVLADGVGSMIAGCLGTFPNTSFSQNVGVIPLTKVASRKVAVMAGIILILLGFFPKFSAIINVMPSPVLGGVGIVMFGTVAAAGIQTLSSVKISNRNLLIIATSIGLGLGVTFRPEILSSFPEGIKMIFSSGISTGTIAALLLNLILKEK; encoded by the coding sequence TTGGAAAAGAAAAATAATCATCAGAATGAAATTGGACTTATTTATGGAATTGATGATACACCATCACTATATATGCAGATACTTTTGGGTATTCAACATATATTTGCTGCATTTGGAGGTATTATAGTTGTACCGCTTGTTATATGCAGTGTATTAAAATTTGATGCAGCAACATCAACAGCACTTATGAGTACAACTATTCTTGCAGCAGGAGTTGCAACATTTATACAATCAAGAGGAATAGGAAGGATTGGTTCAAGAGTTGCATGTATAATGGGAACAGATTTTACATTTGTCTCACCAAGCATTGCAGTAGGAAGCGTAGCTGGACTTCCTGGAATAATTGGAGCGACAATACTTGGGTCATTTATTGAAATAATATTAAGCTTTTTTATTAAACCATTAATGAAACTATTTCCTCCACTTGTAACAGGTACAGTAGTATGTCTTATAGGTCTTACTCTTCTTCCTGTTTCAGTTGATTGGGCAGCAGGTGGAAGCGGAGCTTCTGATTATGGAAGTATACTTAATATATCAATAGCACTTGGAGTAATGATATTTACACTTTTGTTAAATCATTATGCAAAAGGAATAACAAGTACAGCATCAATACTTATAGGTATGGTTGTTGGGTATATTATATGTATACCTATTGGAAAAGTTGATTTCTCAACTGTATTTTCAGCATCTTGGTTTTCATATCCTAAGATTTTCGGATATGGAGTTGACTTTAGTTTAAAGAATGTAGTTCCATTTATTCCTGCATATTTAGTAACTACTATAGAAACAGTAGGATGTCTTAAAGCTGTATGCCAGGTTTCTAAAGTTAAAGATAATGATGATATTATTGGAAAAGGTGTACTTGCAGATGGAGTTGGAAGTATGATTGCAGGATGTCTTGGTACATTCCCCAATACATCATTTAGTCAAAATGTAGGTGTAATTCCACTTACAAAAGTAGCAAGTAGAAAAGTAGCTGTAATGGCAGGTATAATTCTTATTTTACTTGGCTTTTTCCCTAAGTTTAGTGCAATAATAAATGTTATGCCAAGCCCTGTACTTGGAGGAGTAGGCATCGTAATGTTTGGTACTGTTGCAGCAGCCGGAATTCAAACTTTAAGCAGCGTAAAAATTAGTAATAGAAATTTACTTATAATTGCAACATCAATAGGACTAGGACTTGGAGTTACATTCAGACCAGAAATATTGAGTTCTTTTCCAGAAGGCATAAAAATGATTTTTTCTTCAGGAATTTCAACAGGAACAATAGCTGCACTTTTATTAAATTTAATATTAAAAGAAAAATAG
- the sdaAA gene encoding L-serine ammonia-lyase, iron-sulfur-dependent, subunit alpha yields the protein MEIRTGEDLLNYCISKNISLSEFAIQKEIKDKDVPREKVIERMAKNLEVMKEAAGIGRKTKIYSVSGLIGGDAYKIQKYQENKKSLTGDIMVKAMAMAISSSEVNASMGRIVACPTAGSCGILPAVILSAGEKLNLSDDKLIEGLFAAGSIGIIIGLNATLAGAEGGCQAECGSAAAMGAAAVVELMGGTVKMSFDAASIILQNVLGLVCDPVAGLVEIPCAKRNVQGAVTALCTADLVMAGVESKIPFDDAVDAMYKVGKSLPSELRETAEGGIAATREGIRLKEKVYGKIKE from the coding sequence ATGGAAATAAGAACAGGAGAAGATCTTTTAAATTATTGCATATCAAAAAATATTTCATTAAGTGAGTTTGCAATACAAAAAGAAATAAAAGATAAAGATGTACCACGAGAAAAAGTAATTGAAAGAATGGCAAAGAATCTTGAAGTAATGAAAGAAGCCGCAGGAATTGGAAGAAAAACTAAGATCTATTCAGTAAGTGGTCTTATAGGAGGAGATGCATATAAGATTCAAAAATATCAGGAAAATAAAAAATCGCTTACTGGAGATATTATGGTAAAAGCAATGGCTATGGCAATTTCATCATCTGAAGTAAATGCATCTATGGGAAGAATAGTTGCATGTCCTACAGCTGGTTCATGTGGAATACTTCCAGCAGTAATTCTCTCAGCAGGAGAAAAACTTAATTTATCTGATGATAAACTTATAGAAGGACTTTTTGCAGCAGGGAGTATTGGAATTATAATAGGCTTAAATGCAACTCTTGCAGGAGCAGAAGGAGGATGCCAAGCAGAATGTGGCTCAGCAGCTGCTATGGGAGCTGCTGCAGTAGTTGAACTTATGGGTGGAACTGTCAAAATGAGTTTTGATGCGGCATCTATTATTTTGCAAAATGTATTAGGACTTGTATGTGATCCTGTTGCTGGACTTGTTGAAATACCATGTGCGAAAAGAAATGTTCAAGGAGCTGTGACTGCACTTTGTACGGCTGATCTTGTAATGGCAGGAGTTGAATCAAAGATACCTTTTGATGATGCTGTAGATGCTATGTATAAGGTAGGAAAGAGTCTTCCATCAGAACTAAGAGAAACAGCAGAAGGAGGTATTGCTGCAACTAGAGAAGGAATAAGGCTTAAAGAGAAGGTATATGGAAAAATTAAAGAGTAG
- the sdaAB gene encoding L-serine ammonia-lyase, iron-sulfur-dependent subunit beta, translating into MKQIGVFDIIGPIMVGPSSSHTAGAARLGKVARSIAGNDIREVTFILHGSFAKTYKGHGTDKALVAGILGMEPSDENLRNSLEIAKKRNIKVLFKTADLGNIHPNTVKFIIRTSDDKYVEVLGSSIGGGNIKITEVNDNEVDFNGNYETLIIIHKDTPGIINHVSCALYDREINIAFMKVFRYEKGEGATMVLELDSKISDSLISKIREIDTVRKVILIHPVEEDEI; encoded by the coding sequence ATGAAACAGATTGGAGTATTTGATATAATTGGTCCTATTATGGTAGGACCTTCAAGTTCGCATACTGCAGGTGCAGCAAGGCTTGGAAAAGTTGCAAGAAGTATAGCAGGTAATGATATACGTGAAGTTACTTTTATTCTTCATGGTTCTTTTGCTAAAACTTACAAAGGACATGGAACTGATAAAGCACTAGTTGCAGGAATTTTGGGAATGGAACCTAGTGATGAAAATCTTAGAAATTCTCTTGAAATTGCTAAAAAGAGAAATATAAAAGTTTTATTTAAAACTGCAGATTTAGGAAATATTCATCCTAATACCGTAAAATTTATAATAAGAACGAGTGATGATAAATATGTTGAAGTATTAGGCTCATCAATTGGTGGAGGAAATATAAAAATAACAGAAGTAAATGATAATGAAGTTGATTTTAATGGAAATTATGAAACTCTTATAATAATACATAAAGATACACCTGGAATAATAAATCATGTTTCATGTGCATTATACGATAGGGAGATAAACATAGCGTTTATGAAGGTGTTTCGCTATGAAAAAGGAGAAGGAGCTACAATGGTTCTTGAACTTGACAGCAAAATATCAGATAGCCTCATTTCTAAAATAAGAGAGATAGATACTGTAAGAAAAGTTATACTTATACATCCTGTAGAGGAGGACGAAATATAA
- a CDS encoding nucleoside kinase yields MKNELNVIKAEKGITFYELLKKNDKINERNIAVCKLNDVYHSLGDRIEEEGEVYLIPFTMDFGMKIYVRTLQFIFVKAALDIFPNSKVKIEHSISKGLFGEIRKESPLTEEEILKIKNRMCKLINQSIVINKKTVSKEYAIKYFEKIDMDDKVSLLEHLDLKEINLYELDGRYGYFYGFLAYSTGFIKTFDLMYYEGGFILRRPSKYNLDTLSDFKEQKSLTNIFRETEKWLNILGIETVGSLNRKIENNRTQNIVLVSEALHEKKIAYIADEISNRKSTKVVFIAGPSSSGKTTFSKRLSIQLRVNGLIPITLSMDDYFLDRDETPKDENGDYDYETINALDLNLFNRDLTEILQGKEVNIPTFNFKLGKKEWLGNKVILPQNGVLIIEGIHGLNPLLTKRIPKDKVFKIYISALTQLNIDYHNRISTTDVRKLRRIVRDSLSRGYGAEETLKMWSSIKRGEKSSIFIYQEEADAMFNSTLLYELSVLKPYALNELSKISKDSDVYLEASRLKEFLELFKEIDEKYIPENSLLREFIGGSCFYEY; encoded by the coding sequence ATGAAAAATGAGTTAAATGTGATAAAAGCTGAAAAAGGAATCACTTTTTATGAGTTACTCAAAAAAAATGATAAAATAAATGAAAGGAATATTGCTGTATGTAAGCTTAACGATGTCTATCATAGTTTAGGCGATAGGATAGAGGAAGAGGGAGAAGTTTATCTAATACCATTTACAATGGATTTTGGAATGAAGATATATGTGCGTACCCTCCAATTTATTTTTGTAAAAGCTGCTTTAGATATATTTCCAAATTCTAAAGTTAAAATAGAACATTCAATAAGCAAAGGACTTTTTGGAGAGATAAGAAAAGAGAGCCCTTTAACAGAAGAAGAAATTTTAAAAATAAAAAACAGAATGTGCAAATTAATTAATCAAAGTATAGTAATAAATAAGAAAACAGTCTCTAAAGAATATGCAATTAAATATTTTGAAAAAATAGATATGGATGATAAAGTTAGTCTTTTAGAACATTTAGATTTAAAAGAGATTAATTTATATGAGCTAGATGGAAGATATGGTTATTTTTATGGATTTTTAGCATATAGTACAGGTTTTATTAAGACATTTGATCTAATGTATTATGAAGGAGGGTTTATTTTAAGAAGACCTTCTAAATATAATTTAGATACTCTTTCTGATTTTAAAGAACAGAAAAGTCTTACTAATATTTTTAGAGAAACAGAAAAGTGGCTTAATATACTTGGAATAGAAACTGTAGGCTCATTAAATAGAAAAATAGAAAATAATAGAACACAGAATATTGTACTGGTTTCTGAGGCTCTTCATGAAAAGAAGATAGCATATATTGCTGATGAAATTTCAAATAGAAAATCTACTAAGGTTGTTTTTATTGCAGGACCATCATCATCTGGAAAAACGACATTTTCCAAAAGACTCAGCATTCAACTTAGAGTAAATGGACTTATTCCAATTACATTATCAATGGATGATTATTTTTTAGATAGAGATGAGACACCAAAAGATGAGAATGGCGATTATGATTATGAAACAATAAATGCACTCGATCTTAATTTATTTAATAGAGATCTTACTGAAATACTTCAAGGAAAAGAAGTAAATATACCTACATTTAATTTTAAGCTTGGAAAAAAAGAATGGCTTGGTAATAAAGTGATTCTTCCACAAAATGGTGTCCTTATAATTGAAGGAATTCATGGACTTAATCCACTGCTTACTAAAAGAATTCCTAAAGATAAGGTCTTTAAGATTTATATTTCAGCACTTACACAGCTTAATATAGATTATCATAATAGGATTTCAACAACTGATGTAAGAAAGCTTAGACGAATAGTTCGTGATTCACTATCAAGAGGATATGGCGCAGAAGAAACACTTAAAATGTGGAGTTCCATAAAACGTGGTGAAAAAAGCAGTATATTTATTTATCAAGAGGAAGCAGATGCAATGTTTAATTCAACACTTTTATATGAATTAAGTGTTTTAAAACCATATGCATTAAATGAACTTTCAAAGATTTCAAAAGATAGTGATGTTTATCTTGAAGCTTCAAGACTTAAGGAATTCTTAGAACTTTTTAAAGAAATTGATGAAAAATATATTCCTGAAAATTCTCTTTTAAGAGAATTTATTGGAGGATCATGTTTTTATGAATACTAA